Proteins from one Desulfovermiculus halophilus DSM 18834 genomic window:
- a CDS encoding N-acetylmuramoyl-L-alanine amidase, with amino-acid sequence MPCSKLTAICLGILSLVLLATPGWSAGPVQEFQAGWRAFHALSKDPQDAKYRSSWMRVKDRFQRAYKANPDGSYAPKALYYLGRTYQELGKRSYLQEDFEQAVDYFRRVEKKFPTHSWTDDALLFAAKTLLNHMDSPQGAYQILTRITQSYNQGDKAPEAEALLEKIKAEYPSRIDAWRASCHTAGKKGADSGQSSGSSDPVHIQTIRHWSSDDYTRVVLDLDSQAAYKDMLLKPDPSIDKPFYRVVVDVHNTRLAEDVQDKLSIKDGILRTVRAGQFRPDQARVVLDVNSLNDYRTFSLDNPNRVVIDVYAPASSAQQKSTSKALARAAKEGGKSVSSNLVEQLGLDIQTIMLDPGHGGKDPGAVCSGIMEKDINLRLATIMGQILEEKGYNVLYTRTSDKFIPLEERTAMANAESTDLFISLHVNAHRSSKIHGLEIYYLNLANSDEAVRVAARENSVSEKKISDLQLILSDLMLNSKIEESEKLAERVLDATLDYSQRFYNINDHGVRRAPFYVLMGAQMPAILVELGYLTNPTERKRLQNYAFLKRMAWGIVQGITHYHQDINSFAQR; translated from the coding sequence ATGCCTTGTTCTAAGCTGACTGCCATATGCCTTGGCATCCTTTCACTGGTCCTTTTAGCCACGCCGGGCTGGTCAGCCGGTCCGGTCCAGGAGTTCCAGGCTGGATGGCGCGCTTTCCATGCCCTGAGCAAGGATCCCCAGGATGCCAAGTACCGCTCCTCCTGGATGCGGGTAAAAGACCGCTTTCAGCGGGCATACAAAGCCAATCCGGACGGCTCCTACGCTCCCAAGGCCCTGTATTATTTGGGCCGGACCTACCAGGAACTCGGCAAGCGGTCCTATCTCCAGGAAGACTTTGAGCAGGCGGTGGACTATTTCCGGCGGGTGGAAAAGAAATTCCCAACCCACAGTTGGACGGACGACGCCCTGCTCTTTGCAGCAAAGACCTTGCTCAACCATATGGACAGTCCCCAGGGGGCCTATCAGATCCTGACCCGGATCACCCAGTCCTATAATCAGGGGGACAAGGCACCGGAAGCCGAGGCCCTGCTGGAAAAGATCAAAGCCGAGTATCCGTCCAGGATCGATGCCTGGAGGGCTTCCTGCCATACCGCAGGCAAAAAAGGTGCAGACTCTGGCCAATCATCCGGGTCTTCCGATCCTGTCCATATCCAAACCATCCGGCACTGGAGCAGCGACGACTATACCCGGGTGGTCCTTGATCTGGATTCGCAAGCCGCTTACAAGGATATGCTCCTCAAGCCGGATCCGTCCATTGACAAGCCCTTTTACCGGGTGGTTGTGGACGTGCACAACACCCGGCTGGCCGAAGATGTCCAGGACAAGCTTTCCATCAAGGACGGGATCCTGCGCACGGTTCGAGCCGGGCAGTTCCGCCCCGATCAGGCCCGGGTGGTCCTGGACGTCAATTCCTTGAACGACTACCGGACCTTTTCCCTGGACAACCCGAATCGAGTGGTCATAGACGTCTATGCCCCAGCCAGCTCTGCACAGCAGAAAAGCACCAGCAAGGCCTTGGCCCGGGCGGCCAAGGAAGGAGGCAAGTCGGTTTCCAGCAACCTAGTCGAGCAGCTGGGCCTGGACATCCAGACCATCATGCTCGACCCGGGACACGGAGGGAAAGACCCGGGTGCGGTCTGTTCCGGGATCATGGAAAAGGACATCAATCTTCGCCTGGCCACGATAATGGGCCAGATTCTGGAAGAAAAGGGCTACAATGTGCTCTACACCCGGACCTCGGACAAATTCATCCCCTTAGAGGAACGCACCGCCATGGCCAATGCCGAGTCGACGGACCTCTTCATCTCCCTGCACGTCAACGCCCATCGCAGCTCCAAGATCCACGGGCTGGAGATCTACTACCTCAACCTGGCCAACTCCGACGAGGCAGTCCGGGTAGCGGCCCGGGAAAACTCCGTATCAGAAAAAAAGATCAGCGATCTGCAGCTCATCCTCTCCGATTTGATGCTCAACTCCAAAATCGAAGAGTCCGAAAAGCTGGCCGAGAGGGTCCTGGACGCCACGTTGGATTACAGCCAGCGGTTTTACAACATAAACGACCATGGGGTGCGCAGGGCACCATTTTACGTGCTCATGGGCGCCCAGATGCCGGCCATCCTGGTCGAACTGGGCTACCTGACAAACCCCACTGAACGCAAGAGGTTGCAGAACTACGCTTTCTTGAAACGAATGGCCTGGGGGATCGTCCAGGGCATTACCCACTACCATCAGGACATCAACAGCTTCGCCCAGCGGTGA
- the glmS gene encoding glutamine--fructose-6-phosphate transaminase (isomerizing), with protein sequence MCGIIGYSGHRPAIPMIMDGLRRLEYRGYDSAGVAFVQNKRLETIRAQGKLDQLAAKIKASDAAHATTGLGHTRWATHGLPTEDNAHPHRDSGSHLALVHNGIIENYSSLKRELQSQGVSFSSQTDTEVLVHLISGFLNQGQDIPQAIKSTLDRVDGSYALAVINVHNPEEIWAARHSSPLILGLGTGENYVASDIPAFLPYTREVVFLEDRELVRITPSSWQVFDLRSMQEVDKTPQHISWDVQAAQKGGYRHFMLKEIMEQPEVIRDCTSGRIDPEQGSVVLEEIQDLPIPEVLHIVACGTSYHAGLWAKYLFEKWAQIPVQVDIASEFRYRSPILRKQDLVLTISQSGETADTLAGQRIAAEQGVKVLGLCNVLGSSVARESDAVIYTQAGPEISVASTKAMCSQMVALLLIALDWGRKRSFLSSDFVRRAVAGLSDLPQVMQAALPGMQDRASRLAQDFSRARSFFYLGRGMYTPLAMEGALKLKEISYIHAEGYAAGEMKHGPIALIDADFPTFALAPADELLPKLQANLQEVQARGGPILALTHPGSGVDISPVWEVPQVWGPLNSFLFLPALQLFAYEMAVYLGKDVDQPRNLAKSVTVE encoded by the coding sequence ATGTGCGGAATAATCGGATACAGCGGCCACCGCCCAGCCATCCCCATGATCATGGACGGCCTGCGCCGTTTGGAATACAGGGGCTACGACTCGGCCGGGGTTGCCTTCGTCCAGAACAAAAGGCTGGAGACCATCCGGGCCCAGGGCAAGCTGGACCAACTGGCGGCCAAAATCAAGGCCAGCGACGCAGCCCATGCCACCACCGGCCTCGGTCATACCCGGTGGGCAACCCACGGGCTGCCCACTGAAGACAATGCCCATCCCCACCGGGATTCGGGAAGCCATCTGGCCCTGGTCCACAACGGGATCATCGAGAACTATTCCTCTCTCAAACGGGAGCTCCAATCCCAGGGGGTGAGCTTCTCCTCCCAGACGGATACTGAAGTACTGGTCCACCTTATCAGCGGCTTCCTGAACCAGGGACAGGATATCCCCCAGGCCATCAAGTCCACCCTGGACCGGGTTGACGGCTCATACGCCCTGGCGGTGATCAATGTCCATAATCCGGAGGAGATCTGGGCCGCCCGGCACTCCAGCCCTTTGATCCTGGGTCTGGGGACCGGAGAAAACTATGTGGCCTCGGACATCCCGGCCTTTTTGCCCTATACCCGGGAGGTGGTGTTTCTCGAAGACCGGGAGCTGGTCCGGATCACCCCTTCATCCTGGCAGGTCTTCGACTTGCGCAGCATGCAGGAAGTGGACAAGACCCCCCAGCACATCTCATGGGATGTCCAGGCGGCCCAAAAGGGCGGATACAGGCATTTCATGCTCAAGGAGATCATGGAGCAGCCCGAGGTCATCCGGGACTGCACATCCGGACGAATCGATCCGGAACAGGGCAGCGTCGTCCTGGAGGAGATTCAGGACCTGCCCATCCCTGAGGTACTGCACATTGTGGCCTGCGGCACATCCTACCATGCCGGGCTGTGGGCCAAGTACCTCTTTGAAAAATGGGCCCAAATCCCGGTTCAAGTGGATATAGCCTCCGAGTTCCGTTACCGCAGCCCCATCCTTCGAAAGCAGGATCTGGTCCTGACCATCAGTCAGTCCGGGGAAACCGCAGACACCCTGGCCGGACAGCGGATAGCTGCCGAGCAGGGGGTCAAGGTTTTGGGCTTGTGCAATGTCCTGGGTTCCAGCGTGGCCAGGGAGTCGGACGCGGTCATCTACACCCAGGCCGGCCCGGAGATCAGCGTGGCCTCGACCAAGGCCATGTGCAGCCAGATGGTGGCCCTGCTGCTCATCGCTCTGGATTGGGGCCGGAAACGCTCTTTTCTGTCTTCGGACTTTGTTCGCCGAGCTGTAGCCGGACTCAGCGACCTTCCCCAGGTCATGCAGGCCGCCCTGCCAGGCATGCAGGACCGGGCCTCCCGCCTGGCTCAAGACTTCAGCCGGGCCCGCAGCTTCTTCTATCTCGGGCGGGGAATGTACACGCCCCTGGCTATGGAGGGAGCCCTGAAACTTAAAGAAATCTCCTACATCCATGCAGAAGGGTATGCCGCCGGAGAGATGAAGCACGGCCCTATTGCCCTGATCGATGCTGATTTTCCCACCTTTGCCCTGGCCCCGGCCGATGAACTCTTGCCCAAGCTCCAGGCCAACCTACAGGAGGTGCAGGCCCGGGGCGGCCCGATCCTGGCCTTGACCCATCCGGGATCCGGGGTGGACATATCCCCTGTGTGGGAGGTTCCCCAAGTCTGGGGACCGTTGAACAGCTTTCTTTTCCTCCCCGCTTTGCAGCTCTTTGCCTATGAAATGGCCGTCTATCTGGGCAAAGACGTGGACCAGCCCCGCAACCTGGCCAAAAGCGTAACCGTCGAATAG
- the rdgB gene encoding RdgB/HAM1 family non-canonical purine NTP pyrophosphatase — translation MRIVLASANTGKIGEIKELLRELDPELKVCGKDDYPELGSIPEPGRTFADNALYKARYVCRHTRLVALADDSGLEVEALNGAPGVYSARYSGEGATDDKNNAKLLQALSGHQNRRARFCCVLAACAPNGAELTVTGIWEGRIAETPRGEQGFGYDPIFVDLESKRTAAEMSREEKSSRSHRGHALRELVRLWPEFIARAGHTQT, via the coding sequence ATGCGCATAGTACTGGCCAGTGCCAACACGGGAAAGATCGGGGAAATAAAAGAGCTGCTCCGGGAGCTGGATCCAGAGCTGAAAGTCTGCGGGAAAGACGACTATCCGGAGCTCGGCTCCATCCCCGAGCCCGGCCGGACCTTTGCAGACAATGCCCTGTATAAGGCCAGGTACGTCTGCCGCCATACCCGCCTTGTCGCCCTGGCCGACGACTCCGGACTGGAGGTTGAGGCCTTGAACGGGGCACCTGGCGTCTATTCCGCCCGTTACAGCGGGGAAGGGGCCACGGACGACAAGAATAACGCCAAGCTCCTGCAGGCCCTGTCCGGCCACCAGAACCGCCGGGCCAGGTTCTGCTGCGTCCTGGCCGCCTGTGCCCCAAACGGGGCCGAGCTGACCGTCACTGGAATCTGGGAGGGGAGGATTGCCGAAACTCCCCGCGGCGAGCAGGGTTTCGGCTACGATCCCATCTTTGTGGACCTGGAGAGCAAACGGACGGCTGCTGAAATGAGCAGGGAGGAAAAGTCCAGCCGGAGCCACCGGGGACATGCCCTGCGGGAGTTGGTCCGGCTCTGGCCGGAGTTCATCGCCCGAGCCGGGCACACTCAAACCTGA